The genome window TATGTCCTTACTTGGCTGACCGCTGAACGCTTATCGCGTCTCGGTCCGTACTACCGGGATCCGAGCGGGACATAGTATTGGGTACCCGGCCGTACCGTCTCAATCTGTCTGACCAGGTCTTCAAAATCCTCCTTATGCTTGACGAAGTCGATCTCATTGGTATTGACGACCAGGAGCGGCGTCGTCGAGTAGTGAAAGAAAAAATGGTTGTAGGCTGCGTTCACATCCTCCAAATACGACCGTTCAAGTTGCCGCTCGGAGGCCCTCGCCCGCGATTGAATCCGCCGAATCAGGACATCAGTGCTCGCCTGCAGATATAGGACAAGGTCGGGCTTGACGACGCGCGTCTCCAGAAGCGGTTGCAACCGCTCATAGAGCGCCAGCTCGTTGTCGTCAAGCGTCAGATACGCGAAGATCTTATCCTTGACAAACAGATAGTCGCTGACCAGCGACTGCTTAAACAGATCGACCTGGGCAAGCTCCTGTTGTTGACGGAACCTGTTCAACAGATAGTAGAGCTGGGTCTGAAAGGCATACCGACGCATGTCGGTATAGAATTGAGTAATAAAAGGATTCTCATCCGGACCCTCCAGTAACGCTCTGGCTTGCAGGCGCTCCGCCAGCAGCTCGGCCAGGCTCGTCTTACC of Candidatus Methylomirabilis lanthanidiphila contains these proteins:
- a CDS encoding deoxyadenosine kinase; protein product: MMGRALKPRYIVVEGPIGVGKTSLAELLAERLQARALLEGPDENPFITQFYTDMRRYAFQTQLYYLLNRFRQQQELAQVDLFKQSLVSDYLFVKDKIFAYLTLDDNELALYERLQPLLETRVVKPDLVLYLQASTDVLIRRIQSRARASERQLERSYLEDVNAAYNHFFFHYSTTPLLVVNTNEIDFVKHKEDFEDLVRQIETVRPGTQYYVPLGSR